The proteins below come from a single Tachysurus fulvidraco isolate hzauxx_2018 chromosome 13, HZAU_PFXX_2.0, whole genome shotgun sequence genomic window:
- the cers3b gene encoding ceramide synthase 2 isoform X1: protein MLSEWFWWDRLWLPVNVTWADLEDKEDQVYAHVSHLYMILPFTVLLLGLRVLFERLIAPPIAAALGVKDKVHRRASNNPTLEQYYNTHSKHPTKLCVRGLSKKVSWSERQVERWFCRRRNQDRPGVLKRFREASWRFVFYLCAFLGGLVALYDKPWFYDLHEVWADFPKQTLLDSQYWYYMIEMSFYSSLLFSVAVDVKRKDFKEQLVHHWATLTLLTFSWCANYIRIGTLVMLVHDAADLFLESGKVFNYAGWLRTCNTIFILFMVVFMVTRLIIFPFWLIHCSWFYPLEQFQPFFGYYFFNAVLVILLLLHVFWASLILRMVIKLMSGEMKGDERSDEEEEEESQDEVQHHNHTHCDSAEGPLANGH, encoded by the exons ATGCTCAGTGAGTGGTTTTGGTGGGATCGTTTGTGGTTGCCTGTGAATGTCACATGGGCAGATCTGGAGGATAAAGAGGACCAGGTTTATGCTCATGTCTCTCATCTGTATATGATTTTACCCTTTACTGTTCTGCTGCTGGGCCTCAGAGTCCTGTTTgagag ACTTATTGCTCCACCCATCGCTGCAGCCCTCGGGGTGAAAGACAAAGTCCATCGGAGAGCCTCCAATAATCCCACACTGGAACAgtactataacacacactctaaacatcCAAcaaag ctttgtGTTAGAGGACTCAGTAAGAAGGTGAGCTGGTCAGAACGTCAGGTTGAACGATGGTTTTGCAGACGGAGGAATCAGGACAGACCTGGAGTACTGAAGAGGTTTAGAGAAGCCAG CTGgaggtttgtgttttatctcTGTGCCTTTCTCGGTGGTCTCGTGGCTTTATATGAT AAACCCTGGTTTTATGATTTACATGAAGTGTGGGCGGACTTTCCCAAGCAG acccTGCTGGACTCGCAGTACTGGTATTACATGATTGAGATGAGTTTTTACAGCTCCCTGTTATTCAGTGTGGCTGTGGACGTCAAACGAAAG gattttaAAGAGCAGTTGGTTCATCACTGGGCCACTTTAACACTGCTGACCTTCTCCTGGTGTGCAAATTACATCCGTATCGGGACTCTGGTCATGCTGGTGCACGACGCTGCAGATCTTTTTTTAGAG TCGGGGAAGGTGTTTAATTACGCCGGATGGTTGCGAACCTGTAACAccatcttcatcctcttcatgGTGGTCTTCATGGTCACCAGGCTGATCATCTTCCCATTCTG GTTGATCCACTGCAGCTGGTTTTATCCTCTGGAACAGTTTCAGCCGTTTTTTGGTTATTATTTCTTCAATGCCGTGCTGGTGATCCTGCTGCTGCTTCACGTCTTCTGGGCGTCGCTCATCCTGCGCATGGTCATTAAACTCATGTCTGGCGAA atGAAAGGTGATGAAAGAagtgatgaggaagaggaggaggagagtcAGGATGAAGTACAACACCACAACCATACACACTGTGACTCTGCTGAAGGACCTCTGGCTAACGGTCACTGA
- the cers3b gene encoding ceramide synthase 2 isoform X2, whose amino-acid sequence MCVCVCVSLHAPDRLIAPPIAAALGVKDKVHRRASNNPTLEQYYNTHSKHPTKLCVRGLSKKVSWSERQVERWFCRRRNQDRPGVLKRFREASWRFVFYLCAFLGGLVALYDKPWFYDLHEVWADFPKQTLLDSQYWYYMIEMSFYSSLLFSVAVDVKRKDFKEQLVHHWATLTLLTFSWCANYIRIGTLVMLVHDAADLFLESGKVFNYAGWLRTCNTIFILFMVVFMVTRLIIFPFWLIHCSWFYPLEQFQPFFGYYFFNAVLVILLLLHVFWASLILRMVIKLMSGEMKGDERSDEEEEEESQDEVQHHNHTHCDSAEGPLANGH is encoded by the exons atgtgtgtgtgtgtgtgtgtgtcccttcATGCTCCTGACAGACTTATTGCTCCACCCATCGCTGCAGCCCTCGGGGTGAAAGACAAAGTCCATCGGAGAGCCTCCAATAATCCCACACTGGAACAgtactataacacacactctaaacatcCAAcaaag ctttgtGTTAGAGGACTCAGTAAGAAGGTGAGCTGGTCAGAACGTCAGGTTGAACGATGGTTTTGCAGACGGAGGAATCAGGACAGACCTGGAGTACTGAAGAGGTTTAGAGAAGCCAG CTGgaggtttgtgttttatctcTGTGCCTTTCTCGGTGGTCTCGTGGCTTTATATGAT AAACCCTGGTTTTATGATTTACATGAAGTGTGGGCGGACTTTCCCAAGCAG acccTGCTGGACTCGCAGTACTGGTATTACATGATTGAGATGAGTTTTTACAGCTCCCTGTTATTCAGTGTGGCTGTGGACGTCAAACGAAAG gattttaAAGAGCAGTTGGTTCATCACTGGGCCACTTTAACACTGCTGACCTTCTCCTGGTGTGCAAATTACATCCGTATCGGGACTCTGGTCATGCTGGTGCACGACGCTGCAGATCTTTTTTTAGAG TCGGGGAAGGTGTTTAATTACGCCGGATGGTTGCGAACCTGTAACAccatcttcatcctcttcatgGTGGTCTTCATGGTCACCAGGCTGATCATCTTCCCATTCTG GTTGATCCACTGCAGCTGGTTTTATCCTCTGGAACAGTTTCAGCCGTTTTTTGGTTATTATTTCTTCAATGCCGTGCTGGTGATCCTGCTGCTGCTTCACGTCTTCTGGGCGTCGCTCATCCTGCGCATGGTCATTAAACTCATGTCTGGCGAA atGAAAGGTGATGAAAGAagtgatgaggaagaggaggaggagagtcAGGATGAAGTACAACACCACAACCATACACACTGTGACTCTGCTGAAGGACCTCTGGCTAACGGTCACTGA